In Nocardioides dokdonensis FR1436, the following are encoded in one genomic region:
- a CDS encoding DUF881 domain-containing protein gives MTARSHARPAPGQRPPGWWRRVRERSGIVVGGTPSTERPRAWRVLTPAVVLLSGTLFAVSAVNSDGTDLRPGITDLVGLVSSEADEYERLRSRVADLTEEVNVLTSSLADRDVARVQGRIEEYADPAGLVPVEGEGLTVTLTDSPLGDDDTDQPERFLVVHQQDIQSVVNAMWRAGAEAVTIQGQRLISTTGIKCEGPSVTLHGVPYPPPYVISAVGDTAELAASVDGDRYLTQYREQSEQDDILIGWEMEAESEVEAPPYAGLLDLSYAEPIA, from the coding sequence ATGACGGCGAGATCCCACGCGAGGCCGGCCCCGGGGCAGCGACCTCCGGGCTGGTGGCGTCGTGTGCGCGAGCGCTCGGGCATCGTCGTCGGGGGCACGCCCAGCACCGAGCGCCCGCGGGCGTGGCGGGTGCTGACCCCGGCGGTGGTGCTGCTCAGCGGAACCCTGTTCGCCGTCAGCGCGGTGAACTCCGACGGCACCGACCTGCGTCCGGGCATCACCGACCTGGTCGGCCTGGTCAGCTCCGAGGCCGACGAGTACGAGCGGCTGCGCAGCCGGGTCGCGGACCTGACCGAGGAGGTCAACGTCCTCACCAGCAGCCTCGCCGACCGTGACGTCGCGCGGGTGCAGGGCCGCATCGAGGAGTACGCCGACCCCGCGGGGCTGGTCCCGGTCGAGGGCGAGGGCCTCACGGTCACGCTCACCGACAGTCCTCTGGGCGACGACGACACCGACCAGCCCGAGAGGTTCCTGGTGGTGCACCAGCAGGACATCCAGTCGGTGGTCAACGCGATGTGGCGCGCCGGCGCCGAGGCCGTCACGATCCAGGGCCAGCGCCTGATCTCGACGACCGGCATCAAGTGCGAGGGCCCGTCGGTGACCCTGCACGGCGTTCCCTACCCGCCGCCGTACGTCATCTCAGCGGTGGGCGACACCGCCGAGCTGGCCGCCTCCGTGGACGGCGACCGCTACCTCACGCAGTACCGCGAGCAGTCCGAGCAGGACGACATCCTGATCGGCTGGGAGATGGAGGCCGAGTCCGAGGTGGAGGCGCCGCCCTACGCCGGCCTGCTCGACCTGTCGTACGCCGAACCCATCGCCTGA
- the pknB gene encoding Stk1 family PASTA domain-containing Ser/Thr kinase, with the protein MSSTPTTVGGRYELGEMLGRGGMAEVRKGTDTRLGRVVAVKRLRTDLASDATFQARFRREAQSSASLNHPSIVAVYDTGEEPASDGSGVMQPYIVMEYVAGRTLRDILREGRKILPERALEITSGVLAALDYSHRAGIIHRDIKPGNVMLTPTGDVKVMDFGIARAISDAASAMTQTAAVVGTAQYLSPEQARGETVDSRSDVYSAGCQLYELLTGRPPFVGDSPVAVAYQHVREPAQPPSDHDTELPPEIDAIVMKSLAKRVEDRYQSAAAMRTDIERYLAGRPVQATVPPMPPPVATTAVAARPVPPQTTGLPAVEEERRPVGWLVALGLLVIGLIVAGVLLWPRLFPSAPDEVPVPDVVGRQEAAASRLLGEAGFSVDTELETSDRPAGRVIGQDPSGDSFVAPQTTVLLTVSAGPPEVAVPDVTRFFRDQAVATLEDQGLEPVVQRRQSDEERNLVLEQQPPAGTQVEDGSTVTLIISEGPEKVPDVVGDDEEVAAQKVRDAGFNPVIREDTDPDAKPGTVTEQIPAAGERLSQGQDVNLFVAQKPEPSEEPSPEPSDEPTDEPSQEPTDEPTPSDGLLNGNGNGNGRQGRRAPRA; encoded by the coding sequence ATGAGTAGCACACCGACGACGGTCGGCGGACGCTACGAGCTGGGCGAGATGCTCGGCCGCGGCGGGATGGCCGAGGTCCGCAAGGGCACCGACACCCGGCTCGGTCGCGTGGTCGCGGTCAAGCGGCTGCGCACCGACCTGGCCAGCGACGCCACCTTCCAGGCCCGGTTCCGACGTGAGGCCCAGTCGTCCGCCTCGCTGAACCACCCCTCCATCGTGGCGGTCTACGACACCGGCGAGGAGCCCGCCTCGGACGGCTCGGGCGTGATGCAACCCTACATCGTCATGGAGTACGTCGCCGGGCGCACCCTGCGCGACATCCTGCGCGAGGGGCGCAAGATCCTCCCGGAGCGCGCCCTCGAGATCACCAGCGGCGTGCTCGCTGCCCTCGACTACAGCCACCGGGCCGGGATCATCCACCGCGACATCAAGCCCGGCAACGTGATGCTCACGCCCACCGGCGACGTCAAGGTGATGGACTTCGGGATCGCCCGCGCCATCAGCGACGCCGCGTCGGCGATGACCCAGACCGCGGCCGTGGTGGGCACCGCGCAGTACCTCTCCCCCGAGCAGGCGCGCGGCGAGACCGTCGACTCCCGCTCCGACGTCTACTCCGCCGGCTGCCAGCTCTACGAGCTGCTGACCGGGCGACCGCCCTTCGTGGGCGACTCCCCGGTGGCCGTGGCCTACCAGCACGTGCGGGAGCCGGCCCAGCCGCCGTCGGACCACGACACCGAGCTCCCGCCCGAGATCGACGCCATCGTGATGAAGTCGCTGGCCAAGCGGGTCGAGGACCGCTACCAGTCGGCCGCCGCGATGCGCACCGACATCGAGCGCTACCTGGCCGGGCGACCCGTCCAGGCCACCGTCCCCCCGATGCCCCCGCCCGTCGCCACCACGGCCGTCGCGGCCCGCCCGGTGCCGCCGCAGACCACCGGCCTGCCGGCGGTCGAGGAGGAGCGTCGACCCGTGGGCTGGCTGGTCGCCCTCGGCCTGCTGGTCATCGGTCTCATCGTCGCCGGCGTGCTGCTGTGGCCCCGCCTCTTCCCCTCCGCACCCGACGAGGTCCCGGTGCCCGACGTCGTCGGTCGCCAGGAAGCCGCTGCGAGCCGGCTGCTCGGTGAGGCCGGCTTCAGCGTCGACACCGAGCTCGAGACCTCCGACCGGCCCGCCGGGCGGGTCATCGGCCAGGATCCCTCGGGCGACAGCTTCGTCGCGCCGCAGACGACCGTGCTGCTCACCGTCTCCGCAGGTCCCCCGGAGGTGGCGGTGCCCGACGTGACCCGCTTCTTCCGCGACCAGGCCGTCGCGACGCTCGAGGACCAAGGACTCGAACCCGTCGTGCAACGCCGCCAGTCCGACGAGGAGCGCAACCTCGTCCTCGAGCAGCAGCCCCCCGCCGGCACGCAGGTCGAGGACGGGTCGACGGTCACCCTCATCATCTCCGAGGGCCCGGAGAAGGTGCCCGACGTCGTCGGTGACGACGAGGAGGTCGCCGCGCAGAAGGTGCGCGACGCCGGCTTCAACCCCGTCATCCGGGAGGACACCGACCCCGATGCCAAGCCCGGCACCGTCACCGAGCAGATTCCTGCTGCCGGGGAGCGGCTCTCCCAGGGCCAGGACGTCAACCTCTTCGTCGCCCAGAAGCCCGAACCCAGCGAGGAGCCCTCGCCCGAGCCCAGCGACGAGCCCACCGACGAGCCGTCGCAGGAGCCGACCGACGAGCCGACACCGTCGGACGGGCTGCTCAACGGCAACGGCAACGGCAACGGCCGTCAGGGACGACGCGCGCCACGCGCCTGA
- a CDS encoding serine/threonine protein kinase gives MSDDDAPSQAVPAGGDQSGAAGAGFADDSRRYRLDSRLATGGMGAVWRGTDTTLGRSVAVKLLKHEYADDPAFRSRFETEARHAASLHHPGIAAVYDFGEAAAADGSGQPRPYLVMELVEGQPLSALLRRGEPMDPEVAADLMAQTATALAAAHAAGIVHRDVKPANLIVTPDRTVKVTDFGIARAADAVGVTQTGQVMGTPQYLSPEQARGGTATASSDVYALGVVAFECLAGRRPFQTDSPVTTALAHLNQPVPELPDAVPGPLAAVVRRALAKEPAERWPDAHAFAAALRDPSGAHGPAGVGPGSPDATQVLPAAGAAGAGLAAGAAAGAAAAGDTPADGTAVPTPVATPTSTPTGGSSGSGRSPWAVVLMVLLLAAVAALILVLLTTGGDDEQPEEEPTREPSATSTSAEPSPTPTESEPPPAPETVTLQESDYTGRQVREVEADLRGQGLDVTLQEIDNGGAQEPGVVESVTPTGTVQKGATITVSYWGERLQPTPTPTPTETPSESPSPSESPSLTPSRSPSPSQTPGRSSTTEPTPSDGASG, from the coding sequence GTGAGCGACGACGACGCCCCCTCCCAGGCGGTGCCCGCGGGCGGCGACCAGAGCGGCGCGGCCGGCGCCGGCTTCGCCGACGACTCGCGCCGCTACCGGCTCGACTCCCGACTGGCCACCGGCGGGATGGGCGCGGTCTGGCGTGGCACCGACACCACCCTGGGCCGCTCCGTAGCCGTCAAGCTGCTCAAGCACGAGTACGCCGACGACCCGGCCTTCCGCAGCCGCTTCGAGACCGAGGCCCGGCACGCCGCCTCGCTGCACCACCCGGGGATCGCGGCCGTCTACGACTTCGGCGAGGCCGCCGCGGCCGACGGGTCGGGCCAGCCTCGGCCCTACCTGGTGATGGAGCTCGTCGAGGGCCAGCCGCTCTCCGCGCTGCTGCGCCGGGGCGAGCCGATGGACCCCGAGGTCGCGGCCGACCTGATGGCCCAGACCGCGACCGCCCTCGCCGCCGCGCACGCGGCCGGCATCGTGCACCGCGACGTCAAGCCCGCCAACCTGATCGTCACCCCCGACCGCACCGTCAAGGTCACCGACTTCGGCATCGCCCGGGCCGCCGACGCCGTCGGCGTCACCCAGACCGGCCAGGTGATGGGCACCCCGCAGTACCTCTCCCCCGAGCAGGCGCGGGGCGGGACCGCCACCGCCTCCTCCGACGTCTACGCCCTGGGCGTCGTGGCCTTCGAGTGCCTCGCCGGGCGTCGCCCGTTCCAGACCGACTCGCCCGTGACGACGGCGCTGGCGCACCTGAACCAGCCGGTCCCCGAGCTCCCGGACGCCGTGCCGGGACCGCTCGCCGCCGTCGTACGCCGTGCGCTGGCCAAGGAGCCCGCCGAGCGCTGGCCCGACGCCCACGCCTTCGCCGCAGCCCTGCGCGACCCGAGCGGTGCCCACGGCCCCGCTGGTGTCGGCCCGGGCTCACCGGACGCCACGCAGGTCCTGCCGGCCGCCGGGGCCGCGGGCGCCGGCCTCGCCGCCGGAGCGGCGGCAGGTGCGGCCGCAGCCGGCGACACGCCGGCCGACGGCACCGCCGTACCGACGCCGGTCGCCACCCCCACGAGCACGCCCACCGGCGGCTCGTCCGGGTCGGGTCGCAGCCCGTGGGCGGTCGTGCTGATGGTGCTGCTGCTGGCCGCCGTGGCCGCCCTGATCCTGGTCCTGCTCACCACCGGCGGCGACGACGAGCAGCCGGAGGAGGAGCCGACCCGTGAGCCGTCGGCGACGTCGACCTCGGCGGAGCCCTCGCCGACCCCGACCGAGAGCGAACCACCCCCCGCTCCCGAGACCGTGACCCTGCAGGAGTCCGACTACACCGGACGGCAGGTCCGCGAGGTCGAGGCCGACCTGCGCGGGCAGGGGCTGGACGTCACCCTCCAGGAGATCGACAACGGCGGCGCCCAGGAGCCCGGTGTGGTCGAGTCCGTCACCCCGACCGGCACCGTGCAGAAGGGCGCCACCATCACTGTCAGCTACTGGGGGGAGCGGCTCCAGCCGACCCCCACCCCCACGCCGACCGAGACGCCCAGCGAGTCCCCGTCCCCGAGCGAGAGCCCGAGCCTGACCCCGAGCAGGAGCCCGAGCCCGAGCCAGACCCCGGGCCGGAGCAGCACCACGGAGCCGACCCCGAGCGACGGAGCGAGCGGATGA
- a CDS encoding peptidoglycan D,D-transpeptidase FtsI family protein, protein MNKPIRTIAVFCLLLFVALLANITYLQFWRAEGLNDNANNRRALDERFSQQRGAILVGKEAIARSEPTDDRYDYQRTYLKPLLYSHLTGWFNFYNAQPATCSGCQQRLEQTYNDLLSGEDDRLFVTRLVDLLSNKESQGGNVQLTIDPAAQQAAFDGLRAVVGPEGQGSVVALEPRTGKVLAMVSLPTFDPNELASHDLGEVNAAAEELEADDSEPLLNRSIQTTLPPGSTFKIVTAAAALESGDYEAGDLVPGGPSYQLPQTTGDSGLIDNEGRDCGSDRIPFAQAMENSCNTTFARLAVELGPEAMQEQAELFGFNQSYFDDLLPQAVSRFPEGMNEPQTGQSGIGQFEVAATPLQMAMVAAGIANDGSVMRPYLVDEVQSPEFDQIDGTDDEEFSEALSASSADQLTELMVSTVDVGTANPAAIPGIQVAGKTGTAQSGQDDVAPYAWFVSFAPADDPQVAVAVMIQDAPGRARGEIAGGLLGGPIAKAIMEAVINR, encoded by the coding sequence ATGAACAAGCCGATCCGCACCATCGCGGTGTTCTGCCTGCTGCTGTTCGTGGCACTGCTGGCCAACATCACCTACCTGCAGTTCTGGCGGGCCGAGGGCCTCAACGACAACGCCAACAACAGGCGCGCCCTCGACGAGCGCTTCTCCCAGCAGCGGGGCGCGATCCTGGTCGGCAAGGAGGCGATCGCGCGCAGCGAGCCGACCGACGACCGCTACGACTACCAGCGCACCTACCTCAAGCCGCTGCTCTACAGCCACCTGACCGGCTGGTTCAACTTCTACAACGCCCAGCCGGCGACCTGCTCGGGCTGCCAGCAGCGCCTCGAGCAGACCTACAACGACCTGCTCTCGGGGGAGGACGACCGGCTCTTCGTGACCCGGCTCGTCGACCTGCTCAGCAACAAGGAGAGCCAGGGCGGCAACGTCCAGCTCACCATCGACCCCGCCGCCCAGCAGGCCGCCTTCGACGGCCTGCGCGCGGTCGTCGGCCCCGAGGGCCAGGGCTCGGTCGTGGCCCTGGAGCCGCGCACCGGCAAGGTGCTGGCGATGGTCTCGCTGCCCACCTTCGACCCCAACGAGCTCGCCTCGCACGACCTGGGCGAGGTCAACGCCGCTGCCGAGGAGCTCGAGGCCGACGACTCGGAGCCGCTGCTGAACCGGTCGATCCAGACCACCCTGCCGCCGGGCTCGACGTTCAAGATCGTCACCGCGGCGGCCGCGCTCGAGAGCGGCGACTACGAGGCCGGCGACCTGGTGCCCGGCGGTCCGAGCTACCAGCTGCCGCAGACCACCGGCGACTCCGGGCTCATCGACAACGAGGGCCGTGACTGCGGCTCGGACCGGATCCCCTTCGCCCAGGCGATGGAGAACTCCTGCAACACCACCTTCGCGCGCCTGGCCGTCGAGCTGGGCCCCGAGGCGATGCAGGAGCAGGCCGAGCTCTTCGGCTTCAACCAGTCCTACTTCGACGACCTGCTGCCGCAGGCGGTGTCGCGCTTCCCCGAGGGGATGAACGAGCCGCAGACCGGCCAGTCGGGCATCGGCCAGTTCGAGGTGGCCGCCACTCCGCTGCAGATGGCCATGGTCGCCGCCGGCATCGCCAACGACGGCTCCGTCATGCGGCCCTACCTGGTCGACGAGGTGCAGAGCCCCGAGTTCGACCAGATCGACGGCACCGACGACGAGGAGTTCTCCGAGGCCCTCAGCGCCTCCTCGGCCGACCAGCTCACCGAGCTGATGGTCTCCACCGTCGACGTCGGCACCGCGAACCCCGCTGCCATCCCCGGCATCCAGGTCGCCGGCAAGACCGGCACCGCGCAGAGCGGCCAGGACGACGTGGCGCCGTACGCCTGGTTCGTCTCGTTCGCCCCCGCCGACGACCCGCAGGTCGCGGTCGCGGTGATGATCCAGGACGCCCCGGGCCGCGCCCGCGGCGAGATCGCCGGCGGCCTGCTCGGCGGCCCCATCGCCAAGGCCATCATGGAGGCGGTGATCAACCGGTGA
- a CDS encoding FtsW/RodA/SpoVE family cell cycle protein yields the protein MAVTSPSGPLAFVHRRRRGAELFLLVLALAVGIGAYAAVGIGVEQSVPADLIGYGGWLTALIVACHVVVRLVAPYADPVLLPVVAALNGLGLAVIHRIDLAEGSSFASRQLTWMSVGVGLFIATLVLLRDHRVLTRFTYTSGLAAIVMLLTPMMPLIGNEVRGARIWIQLGPFSLQPGEVAKVLLVIAFAGYLVLHRDALALAGRRVLFVDLPRGRDLGPILGMWLISLGILVFQKDLGSSLLFFGLFLVMLYVATERPGWLVVGGALFLGGALMAWRVFSHVKIRVDIWLDPFAHYGAGTDGRGEQPLEAIFGMAWGGLIGRGFGAGDPGRVPFAESDFIIASIGEELGLTGLMAVLVLYGLIVERALRAALISRDGFGKLLAAGLGAVLALQVFVVVGGVTGLIPLTGLTTPFLSYGGSSLVANWVIIALLLRVSDLARRPLPDLSAETDQSSDDDTQVVKIQR from the coding sequence GTGGCCGTGACCAGCCCCTCGGGTCCCCTCGCCTTCGTGCACCGCCGCCGGCGTGGCGCGGAGCTCTTCCTGCTCGTGCTGGCCCTCGCCGTCGGGATCGGCGCCTACGCCGCCGTCGGGATCGGGGTCGAGCAGAGCGTCCCGGCCGACCTGATCGGCTACGGCGGCTGGCTGACCGCGCTGATCGTCGCCTGCCACGTCGTGGTGCGCCTCGTCGCGCCGTACGCCGACCCGGTGCTGCTGCCCGTGGTCGCGGCGCTCAACGGCCTCGGCCTGGCCGTCATCCACCGCATCGACCTCGCCGAGGGCAGCAGCTTCGCCTCCCGGCAGCTGACCTGGATGAGCGTCGGGGTGGGGCTCTTCATCGCCACGCTGGTGCTGCTGCGCGACCACCGGGTGCTGACCCGCTTCACCTACACCAGCGGCCTGGCCGCGATCGTCATGCTGCTGACCCCGATGATGCCGCTGATCGGCAACGAGGTGCGCGGTGCCCGGATCTGGATCCAGCTCGGTCCCTTCAGCCTCCAGCCCGGCGAGGTCGCCAAGGTGCTGCTGGTCATCGCCTTCGCCGGCTACCTGGTGCTGCACCGCGACGCGCTGGCCCTGGCCGGGCGCCGGGTGCTCTTCGTCGACCTGCCCCGCGGGCGCGACCTCGGCCCGATCCTCGGCATGTGGCTCATCAGCCTCGGCATCCTGGTCTTCCAGAAGGACCTCGGCTCCAGCCTGCTGTTCTTCGGCCTCTTCCTGGTGATGCTCTACGTCGCCACCGAACGCCCCGGCTGGCTGGTCGTGGGCGGGGCGCTGTTCCTCGGCGGCGCGCTGATGGCCTGGCGCGTCTTCAGCCACGTCAAGATCCGCGTCGACATCTGGCTCGACCCGTTCGCGCACTACGGCGCCGGCACCGACGGGCGCGGCGAGCAGCCCCTCGAGGCGATCTTCGGGATGGCCTGGGGCGGGTTGATCGGACGCGGCTTCGGTGCGGGCGACCCGGGCCGGGTGCCCTTCGCGGAGTCCGACTTCATCATCGCCTCGATCGGCGAGGAGCTGGGCCTGACCGGGCTGATGGCGGTGCTGGTGCTCTACGGCCTCATCGTCGAGCGGGCCCTGCGCGCTGCCCTCATCTCCCGCGACGGCTTCGGCAAGCTGCTGGCCGCCGGCCTCGGCGCCGTGCTGGCGCTGCAGGTCTTCGTGGTCGTCGGCGGCGTCACCGGCCTGATCCCGCTGACCGGCCTGACCACCCCGTTCCTCTCCTACGGCGGCAGCTCCCTGGTCGCCAACTGGGTCATCATCGCCCTGCTGCTGCGCGTCTCGGACCTGGCCCGGCGCCCGCTGCCGGACCTGTCCGCCGAGACCGACCAGAGCTCCGACGACGACACCCAGGTGGTGAAGATCCAGCGATGA
- a CDS encoding PP2C family protein-serine/threonine phosphatase: MSGPDPEAATATAEDTGSGGMLRLHYSAISDVGRVRKDNQDSGYAGPWLLTVCDGVGGAARGDIASGTAVQQLRRLDEQPPSGLTPDDLLGRVAGALHRAHDRIGELVDEDPALNGTSTTATVLVFDGTRAGIGHIGDSRAYLYRAGEISQLTHDHTFVQSLIDEGRITEPESRVHPHRNLILKALDGIHEAEPDLFLADLQPGDRLLLCSDGASGVLDDARLADVLSTGTPDYAAVELVRASLEAGSSDNVTCIVADVLDEAAAAGRAAALDELQPLLVGAAAELRRRPVKGARPAGIFRGHRSGDTGELEPVQAEIPDLPPDVHAIPSDPIDPETARYAPREPFRFFWLRRLMVALIAVGLVWMVAAGAWTWSQSQYYVGEQDGQVVIFRGVNTSLPGIDLSQPFATTNVELDRLPAFVAEGVRDGIAADDFADAEAIVDNLASEMSPAESLDRGSVDTGTRASAAQRVITWP, from the coding sequence GTGAGCGGCCCGGACCCCGAGGCGGCCACGGCCACGGCCGAGGACACCGGCAGCGGGGGGATGCTGCGGCTGCACTACTCCGCGATCTCCGACGTCGGCCGGGTGCGCAAGGACAACCAGGACTCCGGGTACGCCGGCCCCTGGCTGCTCACGGTCTGCGACGGCGTGGGTGGCGCGGCCCGCGGCGACATCGCCAGCGGCACCGCCGTCCAGCAGCTGCGCCGCCTCGACGAGCAGCCGCCCTCCGGTCTGACGCCCGACGACCTGCTCGGCCGGGTCGCCGGGGCGCTGCACCGCGCCCACGACCGCATCGGCGAGCTCGTCGACGAGGACCCGGCGCTCAACGGCACCAGCACCACCGCCACGGTCCTGGTCTTCGACGGCACCCGGGCGGGCATCGGGCACATCGGCGACAGCCGTGCCTACCTCTACCGCGCCGGCGAGATCAGCCAGCTCACCCACGACCACACGTTCGTGCAGAGCCTCATCGACGAGGGCCGGATCACCGAGCCCGAGTCGCGGGTGCACCCGCACCGCAACCTCATCCTCAAGGCGCTCGACGGCATCCACGAGGCCGAGCCCGACCTCTTCCTCGCCGACCTCCAGCCCGGCGACCGGCTGCTGCTGTGCTCCGACGGTGCGAGCGGTGTGCTCGACGACGCCCGGCTCGCCGACGTGCTGTCCACCGGCACCCCCGACTACGCGGCGGTCGAGCTGGTGCGCGCCAGCCTCGAGGCCGGCTCCTCGGACAACGTCACCTGCATCGTCGCCGACGTCCTCGACGAGGCCGCGGCGGCCGGACGTGCCGCCGCCCTCGACGAGCTCCAGCCCCTGCTGGTGGGCGCGGCCGCCGAGCTGCGTCGGCGACCCGTCAAGGGCGCGCGCCCCGCGGGCATCTTCCGCGGCCACCGGTCCGGCGACACCGGTGAGCTCGAGCCGGTGCAGGCGGAGATCCCCGACCTGCCGCCCGACGTGCACGCCATCCCCAGTGACCCGATCGACCCCGAGACCGCTCGCTACGCGCCTCGAGAGCCGTTCCGGTTCTTCTGGCTGCGCCGGCTGATGGTGGCCCTGATCGCGGTCGGCCTGGTCTGGATGGTCGCGGCCGGGGCCTGGACCTGGAGCCAGTCGCAGTACTACGTCGGCGAGCAGGACGGCCAGGTCGTCATCTTCCGCGGCGTCAACACCAGCCTGCCCGGCATCGACCTGTCGCAGCCGTTCGCGACCACCAACGTCGAGCTCGACCGGCTGCCCGCCTTCGTGGCCGAGGGCGTGCGCGACGGCATCGCCGCCGACGACTTCGCCGACGCCGAGGCGATCGTGGACAACCTGGCCAGCGAGATGTCGCCCGCCGAGTCCCTGGACCGTGGCTCCGTCGACACGGGCACCCGCGCGAGCGCCGCCCAGCGGGTGATCACGTGGCCGTGA
- a CDS encoding FHA domain-containing protein FhaB/FipA has translation MSELTLLLIRIAYLAVLWIFVLSAISVIRSDMFGARVPETARGAQPAGGKKEKKAKAAKVPAKRRGAPTHLLVVEGGNAGERAELVDAPLLIGRGSDAAIRLDDDYVSTRHARVAASGDQWFVEDLGSTNGTYIGTVRINQPTTITMGTQVRIGKTILELRK, from the coding sequence ATGTCTGAGCTCACCCTGCTGCTGATCCGCATCGCCTACCTGGCGGTGCTGTGGATCTTCGTGCTCTCCGCCATCTCGGTCATCCGCTCCGACATGTTCGGGGCCCGCGTGCCCGAGACCGCCCGCGGCGCCCAGCCCGCAGGCGGCAAGAAGGAGAAGAAGGCCAAGGCGGCCAAGGTCCCGGCCAAGCGTCGCGGCGCGCCGACCCACCTGCTGGTGGTCGAGGGCGGCAACGCCGGCGAGCGGGCCGAGCTCGTCGACGCCCCGCTGCTGATCGGGCGCGGCTCGGACGCCGCGATCCGCCTCGACGACGACTACGTCTCCACCCGCCACGCCCGCGTCGCCGCCTCGGGCGACCAGTGGTTCGTGGAGGACCTCGGGTCCACCAACGGCACCTACATCGGCACCGTGCGCATCAACCAGCCCACCACGATCACCATGGGCACCCAGGTGCGCATCGGCAAGACGATCCTGGAGCTGCGCAAGTGA
- a CDS encoding FhaA domain-containing protein produces the protein MSALQRFEQRLEQMISGAFARAFRSAVQPVEIAAALQRECDNNAQILSRQRRLVPNDFHVELAGTDLERLAPYDTAMADELVRQLEEHAQANAYSFPGPVSIEFEGADDLTTGRFRVRSQAQARVTGNATHTQVGRARALLEVNGTRHPLLGGSVVVGRGTDADVRINDPGVSRRHIEFRVDASAERPRVDVRDLGSTNGMLVNGQKMTSSIADDGTEVKIGNTTMTVRIEQEHADV, from the coding sequence GTGAGCGCCTTGCAGCGATTCGAGCAGCGGCTCGAACAGATGATCTCCGGAGCGTTCGCCCGCGCGTTCCGCTCCGCCGTGCAGCCCGTCGAGATCGCGGCCGCCCTGCAGCGCGAGTGCGACAACAACGCCCAGATCCTCTCCCGGCAACGACGCCTGGTGCCCAACGACTTCCACGTCGAGCTGGCGGGCACCGACCTCGAGCGGCTCGCGCCCTACGACACCGCCATGGCCGACGAGCTGGTGCGCCAGCTCGAGGAGCACGCGCAGGCCAACGCCTACTCGTTCCCCGGCCCCGTGAGCATCGAGTTCGAGGGCGCCGACGATCTGACCACCGGCCGGTTCCGGGTCCGCAGCCAGGCCCAGGCCCGGGTGACCGGCAACGCGACCCACACCCAGGTGGGCCGCGCCCGCGCCCTCCTGGAGGTCAACGGCACCCGGCACCCGCTGCTCGGCGGCAGCGTCGTGGTGGGCCGCGGCACCGACGCCGACGTGCGCATCAACGACCCCGGCGTGAGCCGACGCCACATCGAGTTCCGCGTCGACGCGAGCGCCGAGCGCCCGCGCGTCGACGTGCGCGACCTCGGGTCCACCAACGGCATGCTCGTCAACGGCCAGAAGATGACGAGCAGCATCGCCGACGACGGCACCGAGGTGAAGATCGGCAACACCACCATGACCGTGCGGATCGAGCAGGAGCACGCCGATGTCTGA
- a CDS encoding DUF1330 domain-containing protein gives MSVYWVSIYREIRDEAKVAAYAALAGPALQAAGGTFVARGLPEQTYEAGETTRTVLIEFASLEVARAAHDSPAYQEALTALDGGAVRDMRIVPGV, from the coding sequence ATGAGCGTGTACTGGGTCAGCATCTACCGAGAGATCCGCGACGAGGCCAAGGTGGCGGCGTACGCCGCGCTGGCCGGACCGGCGCTGCAGGCCGCGGGCGGCACCTTCGTGGCCCGGGGTCTGCCCGAGCAGACCTACGAGGCCGGCGAGACGACCCGCACCGTGCTCATCGAGTTCGCGTCCCTGGAGGTCGCCCGCGCCGCGCACGACAGCCCCGCCTACCAGGAGGCGCTGACCGCCCTGGACGGCGGCGCGGTGCGTGACATGCGGATCGTGCCGGGGGTCTGA